The region CGACCACCTCACCAACCTGGCCCGCCCGGCGCCCCGCGGGGTGCGCCCGGTCGTCCGTGCCGGAGCTTCGCCCTGCTCCGAAGCGGCCCGGGGGAGGGTGCGGCCCGCGCTGCAGCAGCTGATCGACACGATGGAGAACGTCCCCGCCTACGTCATCGGGCGGCGGCTGGACATCATCGGCTGGAACCGGCTCGCCTGCGCCCTGCTCGGGGACTTCGCCGCGCTGCCGCCCGAGCGCCGCAATCTGGCCTGGCAGGTGTTCCTGGACCCGACGGCCCGCGCGCTCTACGAGGACTGGGACGCCAAGGCCGCCGATGTGGTCGGCTATCTGCGGCGCGATGCGGGCCGCAATCCGGGCGACCCCGCCATGGCTGCGCTGATCGGCGAACTCTCGCTCGGGAGCCCGGAGTTCCGGCGGCTGTGGGCCGCCCACGACGTGCAGGACAAGGGGTTCGGCGGCAAGGTCCTGCACCATCCGCTGGTCGGGCGGCTGGCCCTGGCGTACGAGACCCTGACCCTGCCCGCCGACCCCGACCAGCAGGTGATCACCTACCACGCCGAACCGGGGTCGCCGTCGGCCGCGGCGCTCCGGCTGCTGGCGTCGCGTCAGGAGAAGACCACGGAACGGACCTTGAGCTGATCCGAGGCGTGACCGCCGTTCGGCCGGAGGCTGAAGTAGTCGCCCGTGCAGTTGGGGCCCGCGAAGACCGTCGCGACGGATGAGGTGTAGTTCTTCGGGGTGTGGGCGGGCTGGACGGACGGGTCGGTCACCTCGGGGAGGGCGAGGCACGCCCGGCTCGGCGGGTCGGCGAGCAGGCCCACGTGCGGGGTGCCCGTCGAGTCGCTGTACACATAGGTGAAGGGGCCGGTGGCCGCGCCGGCCGGGGCGGTGGGCAGGGTCAGGGCGAGCGCGAGCGCGCCGACGGCGGTGGCGACGGTGTG is a window of Streptomyces caniferus DNA encoding:
- a CDS encoding helix-turn-helix transcriptional regulator is translated as MDRRTELNEFLRTRRARLRPQDVGLPEYGGRRRVPGLRREELAQLAGVSVAYYIRLEQGRGGNVSTAVLDAVATALRLTPAERDHLTNLARPAPRGVRPVVRAGASPCSEAARGRVRPALQQLIDTMENVPAYVIGRRLDIIGWNRLACALLGDFAALPPERRNLAWQVFLDPTARALYEDWDAKAADVVGYLRRDAGRNPGDPAMAALIGELSLGSPEFRRLWAAHDVQDKGFGGKVLHHPLVGRLALAYETLTLPADPDQQVITYHAEPGSPSAAALRLLASRQEKTTERTLS